The Mastomys coucha isolate ucsf_1 unplaced genomic scaffold, UCSF_Mcou_1 pScaffold14, whole genome shotgun sequence genome window below encodes:
- the LOC116089225 gene encoding C-X-C chemokine receptor type 1 has protein sequence MAEAEYFIWTNPEGDFEKEFGNITGMLPTGDYFSPCKRVPITNRQALVVFYALVCLLSLLGNSLVMLVILYRRRTRSITDVYVLNLAIADLLFSLTLPFLAVSKLKGWIFGTPMCKMVSLLKEVNFFSGILLLAGISVDRYLAIVHATHTLARKRYLVKFICVGIWGLSLILSLPFAIFRQAYKPYRSGTVCYEVLGEATTDFRMTLRGLSHVFGFLLPLLIMLICYGLTLRTLFKAHIGQKHRAMWVIFAVVLVFLLCCLPYNLVLLSDTLLGAHLIEDTCERRNDIDRALYITEILGFSHSCLNPVIYTFVGQKFRHEFLKILASRGLVRKEVLIHRRVAFHTSLSTVY, from the coding sequence ATGGCCGAGGCTGAATATTTCATCTGGACTAATCCTGAGGGTGACTTTGAGAAAGAATTTGGAAATATCACCGGAATGCTGCCCACTGGAGATTATTTCAGCCCCTGTAAGAGAGTTCCAATAACCAACAGGCAGGCTTTAGTTGTCTTTTATGCACTGGTGTGCCTTCTGAGCTTGCTGGGAAACTCGCTGGTGATGCTGGTTATCTTATATAGGCGAAGAACCCGATCCATCACGGATGTCTACGTGTTGAACCTAGCCATCGCCGACCTACTCTTTTCATTGACGCTCCCCTTCTTAGCTGTCTCCAAActgaagggctggatttttggcACACCCATGTGCAAGATGGTCTCACTCCTGAAGGAAGTCAACTTCTTTAGTGGTATCCTGCTGCTGGCCGGCATCAGTGTGGACCGATACCTGGCCATCGTCCATGCCACCCACACGCTGGCCCGAAAGCGCTACTTGGTTAAATTCATATGCGTGGGCATCTGGGGTCTATCTCtgattctgtctctgccttttgccATCTTCCGTCAGGCATATAAACCGTACCGTTCTGGAACAGTCTGCTATGAGGTCCTGGGTGAAGCCACAACAGATTTCCGGATGACATTGCGCGGTCTGTCCCACGTATTTGGCTTCCTCCTGCCGCTGCTCATCATGCTAATCTGCTACGGGCTCACACTGCGCACGCTCTTTAAGGCCCACATAGGGCAGAAGCATCGGGCCATGTGGGTGATCTTTGCTGTTGTGTTGGTCTTCTTGCTCTGTTGTCTGCCCTACAATCTGGTTCTGCTCTCAGACACTCTCTTAGGAGCCCACTTGATTGAAGACACCTGCGAGCGCCGCAATGACATTGACCGGGCCCTGTATATTACTGAGATCCTGGGCTTTTCTCACAGTTGTCTTAACCCTGTAATCTATACCTTTGTTGGTCAAAAGTTTCGCCATGAATTCCTCAAGATCCTTGCTAGCCGTGGCCTGGTTCGCAAGGAGGTTTTGATACATCGTCGCGTTGCCTTTCACACGTCTCTCTCCACTGTCTATTAA